Within Sander lucioperca isolate FBNREF2018 chromosome 22, SLUC_FBN_1.2, whole genome shotgun sequence, the genomic segment GGATGGATTGGTCTTTGACACCAGAGACTATATGACAGAGcgcatttaagtcccgcccccaccgGAGGGGAAAACAACTCTCCGCTCTCCATTGCCGACccaaaaaatgtatcttttatgAAAACAAAAGTGGATAACGATGTGAGGAATCATTTGTTACCAAGTTGAATATCCTAATGTCAGTTTTAGCCTAACTGTGTCTTTATGTTAAGATAACAAACGTAACGTCTGACATAACGTTATCTTAGTGTCTCTCTCCATtctctgctgattcctcacgactgtttccacttctgtcttcataaaagctcagtttttcagCTCTGCAGCTTTTAAAAACTTAAGTTCTGGGTTCTTTACATTGTTGGAGGTTTATAtcagcacacagcagcttttagtgttgtttctgttgtttgctagcagacgaaATAAAGAGGAGGAAACCTTCACACAATACAAGTTAACAGAGTGGAGAGTTGTATTCCCCTCCGGTGGGCGTGGCTTTCAGTGTATGACGCAATGCGCTCTGCCTCTATTGTTCACGCCTTGTTTCTTACCAATAGTTAAAGGTGCACTCTGAATTCCTGCATGGTTTCCAgagcaattacatttttatctcaaatcgtaggcatctctccttgatccgctagctgcctgccccctgaacacaccgtgaatagcccggtctcaggagacaccacaggggtcgtaaacgtcaaacaaacactagaggcacaggataggcaccaaaatacaacacaccacgttccagccaatcactgacaagatggttgggggaggagGTTGGGGTTAGTGTGCATGCACATGAAGGTTCATGACAGTTACgaaaacatggggggaggggcgaacttgctctgttttgaatttacttggaacgtcaacagaagtgaccatgcaggaactcatagtgcacctttaatgtttCTGTTAACCAAAGCAGAGTAGTTACTTTGACCTAAACCACCATCTTTTGCTGTGCTTAACCAAGTAGTTCTGACCTGAACGACGGTGaaggacatttgtgttgtcATCTCTCGGGGATAAAACATCTGGTTTTCCGCCAGATGCCGTCACTGCCAAGTAGGAGGTGTCTCACTGCTTTATCCACCTTATTCTTGGCCCCAAGATATCTTCCGGTTAATTATGGGCACAGCTTCTGGTTATTACATCACTGAATTGGAGtctgcaagaaaaaaaagaaaagctacaGGTGTCTTCTGTTAGAGATTTTTGGGACCTACATGACagtttgttaaaagaaaaatggtTATATTTTGATAGAAAATGCTCCAATTTTGCTGAGCGTTAGATGAGAGGATCAATATCCCCGGGATAGAATAAGAAGGATAGGAATATCATTGATGATGTTAATATTAGAAGTAGACTTAGCTAAGTCTGACTAATCCATAACAGAGATTTAAAGCAACTTTAGGgcaaactgaaactaaactttacagtataataaaacatattactTTTGGCATGTTTAATAGTAGAACGTGATCACATATAACATCAGAAACAACTCCACGTTGCAGAACATTAACAATGTCAGTTCTTATTAATCATGAATAGGCTAACATTACTTTGAATGAGAAACGTTAAACGGTTCGTGGCGTAAGCACAGTCTGCGTTACGCTGGATAGGCCAACCTGGATAGGTGTGGTCGGGTTAtaactcagttggtagagcaggcgcacatatgtgaaggtttactcctcgatgcagcagccgcaggttcggctacgacctgcggccctttgctgtatgtcattccccctctctctccactttcatgtcttcatttggcctatggaaataaaggcctaaaatgccccaaaaaaattatctttaaaaaacaatagCAGGATGTTACCAAGGATATATGAAGATTACTTACCGTTTGTCGCTGACAATTGCCTACCACTTCCAGCATTCATTAGGAAACAGTACGTGCAGATGGTACACAAAACTGAAatagtagctaaaagtactgagtAAACTGTTGTAATAGTAGTTAAAAATACTGACTAAACAGTAGAAATGATTTGTTAAAAGTACTGGATATAACGGCTGAAACTACAGTAATATGATTGCTGACCAATCACGGAACACCTTACATTTGAAAGGTACATTGTGACTTTATGAAGGGATACatgagttcatctgacagggctgtggtGGTACCTCACACTAGATAGGTTAGGAACCCCTGCTTTTGCCACTGTACTGAGCAACATACCCCTCAGGGATCGGCAAATGCCACAGTACTGCTATTGCCACTTTGCAATCTTGGCGCTACTGTAAACATTAGCATTTTAGCATTGGGATTATAATCATGTTAGCATGTGAACACTgtgcctcacagagctgctagcatgactgTTAGTCTTACAGcaccaaagattctctatacCTAAAGATAAGCAAACGGTATGAAACGgtccacacttcctgtctcctaaaatgCTGGGGCCTTGATTGAAAATGTAGTGAACATAGCATGGATGGattaaaagttatatttgtataatttgttattttcttttgctttttcAGGAAACCTTTGCATATTGTATCCCACAATCCTCTGTTTTCTTCCAGGTTCTCAAGAGTGTGCAACCACAGCCAAGGCTGACATCATGCTGTTGGTGGACGGCTCCGGGAGCATCAGAAACATAGACTTTCAAACCATCAAGACCTTTTTCGCTGGAATGGTCAGCAATTTCAACATTGGCCCAGACAGTGTCCAGATTGGTAATATTTTAATAACTACTATTCATACTACCACTCTAAGGACTATGtttgtattaatattattaatataagcGCAAGTATCTCATATACAGCTCGCTGAACTTTTATTGCAGGTTATTCCTGGGTCTACATTGGCACATAAAGGCCCTCTTATTCTTCTATTTCTTTCAACATTATAGCAGCTGTCCAGGGTTGAGCGGTCAGGGTTATGGCTCATTTTATATAATTAAGTTGTTTGGTCCATCTGTATATTTGCAAATTTGTACAGTTTGtgtgagacgtgtgtgtgtgtgtgttaagtgttGGTGGCAATGATGAGGACaataaaaagtattgtgtagTATATGATTTACTTAGACACATGGTTCCATTTGGCTAAAACAAATGGTTAGAGGTCAGCTTCTAGAGGAAGTGACTTTGCTGAAGCAAATGGGGGTCACTGACTGATTGGCCCCAGCACTGGACTGAACTACTCCCATCACCACGTCTCATGTTACACAGGACAGTACTTAACCTCATGTTTGAAGAGAAAATCTTCAGTGACTATTTTGAGAATTGAGAACTGTCCTCTCCGGGTTCTGCAGAGTCCGTCATGATGCTGTatctttgatgtaataaacctttttataatcaagatcagtgtcggcgaATCTTTCTTCCATAAAGCATCACAGCAACGAAACTAAAGATACCacaattgtattttatattactTTGTTAGAGACCCTACAGTgcacatttttctttaattaaagcAGTTTTCTCACTGAAATTGAAATTTCACATAATTGTAACTTACTAAAgaatacttattattattattattatggaagAGGAGTTGAGTCAGCATTTTacacattgtaaatgttcattCCTGCAGGTCTGGTTCAGTACAGTAGTAACCCAATCACCGAGTGGCACCTGAACACCCACCAGACCAAATATTCCCTGCTGAAGGCCATCGCCAATCTGGTACAGCTACGAGGATCCACCTTCACAGGTGTTTTAACAGTCTGTTGTCCAATTCACACACGGTTCACAATGTGAGGAACTGTGAGATAAAAAGCACCTTATGGATCTAGTCTTGCAATGGTAGTCAAATATATTTACTTCTGTATTTAAATCTATCAGTGGAGGACACTGAAGCTGTTAGTGATCAGTATTTTGTACAAGATAATTACATAAAATatttaaagtatagtatgtgtaGTGGTGTCCCAATGTTAGGCAttttgtacctttgacttttcttatcaataaatcattgtattaattattattaacataTTGTTACACAGTCCCTTAacagtctatgagaaagtgaatTCAGTTTTTACTTCGGAAACGAGGTGCGCCAAAAATAACTCCCCTCAACTTCTCTCTATGCCTTTTGATGCGTCTTTATCACTGTTATACAGGACGTGCTCTGAACTACACCCTTCAAAACAACTTTAAACCCAATGTGGGAATGCGAGCAGATTCCAAAAAGATTGCCGTCTTGATCACTGATGGAGAGTCCCGGGACGACGCAATCCTCCCCTCACAGAAACTGAAGGACGCCGGCATTGAGATCTACGCTATTGGCGATTGATTTTCAGTTTAAATAGCGAGAAAGTCAGGGGATAAGCTCTGAAATTACAAAACTTtaccacaaataaaaaaattgacatcaatatgaattgaaaatgttatttcagGTTTGTCACAATGAAAACATTTGCAGCTCGTCCCTTAAGATATAAAAATCACTACATTTGTCAATTATATCAGttaatgtttttaaaagaaGTCAGCATGTTTCGAGTCTTTGCAAGTTGATTTCGATAGTGAACTAAATTGAACTAAAACCAACGGCTGTCCAAAAGGCAAAAAGTCAAGCTAAAGATGTGGGGTGTGCTCCTAAACTAAACCTATGACAGACTACACTGGTTGTTTTCCATTGTCAGAACCACGGTAACCATCATTTGATTAACATTTACTtcaagttttaaatgtgcttggTTTAAAAATCTATAAGAGTGGGTCTCCACTGGTCTCACCCTGTGACCCACATTTTCCCATGGTCATTATGTTGCGCCCCACTTTTATAGAATTTAAACCAAGCAAATTTAAAACTTGAAGTAAATGTTAATCAAATGATGGTTACCATGGCTCTGACAATGGAAAACAACCAGTGTAGTCTGTCATAGGTTTAGTTTAGGAATCAGGAAACCATTATTACATGTCAAGTAAatagtttagtttgttttggGTCTGAGGTTTTGGCACAGTATtaacacacatttttatctcaGGTGTGACGGATGCTAAAAGGAAGGAGCTGCGTTACATTGCCTCCACCCCTGAAGAAATTCACACGTACTATGGCAGAAACTTATTATCCCTCCTGGACATTGCCGACAACCTCACCATCAACATCTGTAATAGCTCTAATAGCTTAGGTAGGAAAACAGTCCACCATAATTAAACAATACATGTTCACACCATATTGATCCACCTGTATCAGAATCAATCGCAAGATATCAAGGTAGGTTTTAAAAGCAGTGTAGTGTCTCACTGTCAGACCTatgtccacagcgctgtggagtaaagtctaGCTaaaccacagatacattctgggataggaggtgggtaaacctcattggctcttatcagtgtatctccgtgtgtacttcgtctacagcaatcccaccaatctgtCCCAAAACACCCCAGTTAGAGAGGGAATGTCCTAAACATactctttgtaaatctttacaataattTCCCAtgcaaattttcttcaaaacttttgAAACCTTTTCAGCAAGTAACTTACTAGCTCGAAGGTTAATTCCCGAaacgaagggattttgagaacggcaacacagagagcagaaggtgagggacgGATAACAgacaattatcctggaaatgtacttccattgatccaaACTAAAAGCTCTAAAACAACCGGCCATGTTTTGGATTCTTACAGTTAGATACTTTTCAAGGAGTTCTAAGTTCCTTCATAGGGATTTGCTGGTGAAGCTTCTGCAGCCAACCTCAACAGGTTGCACACACCATCCTCAGTTCTGGCACTCGCATACCAGGTCTGTGTACTTAGCTGTCTTTCTCTTGAAGGCCTTCTCCATCAGGTCTTCCCAGGGGAAGAAAGGCAAGAGATGAACAGAGACGTGATGGGATTTGACTAATTGATAACCACAGCAGAACTGGTATCAGCAGACCAGCTTCTTTAAAgtttgagagagaaagaatggaACATGAACTATTGATGAATGTAAAATActgtggacatagaaaataaagacactgaagaaattggactctaaaatctagaaactataaagataattaagtgataaattccatgcacactgtaaacatgaatggaacagagtatattcatcagttatcccccccccagcaaaacataaggtcaaaaaccattgaggtgtcctctccctgttgttacatgaatgtacagtagcctacatcactagatagttactggtccagtgaactaagactataatttgggaggattgtacaattaggatatgttctttaaattgtacaatcctcccaaattatagtcccagtttactggacaacacaatttgtgtgctaagaatgccaaatacaatgcacatggaagaggaacaaacatgatccttattgttaaagaatttaaaaaaatgtatcaactaaaataattcaaggtgcattggtcaactatagaaatatACAGCGTTGTATgtgttgcccttagtaacagacgtcatttaaaacacatttgaaatgttatcagccttttctaattatctcaacaactgtcataatatattcatcaaacttctaacaacaatatgaacagcagtcttcatacagcaatataacaggaacaatgactgtcacatgaataattattaaaaacaattatggtcacaactttaaataataactgtacttaaatgaacagcaatacgcacctgttgtattttaatccaggctgataacaacagggtaaaaccactgctgggtgatcagaaaaggctccaggattaataaatcctggctgttagcctggtcaggagcaggctagctgttagtctggctgttagcctggtcgggagcaggctagctgcacagaataaatctccatggtgatttatgtgcctccacttttgtgaaaccgagtcaaggcttaaatcatccaggataactgataaatcccggcttaatcccttaatattggttttgtgaaacaggcccctggtttTTCTTCCTCCGTTGTCGAGCTCATCTGTTATGTAAGTCCATCAGTGACATCATATATGACATTGATTTTCCAGTGTCTTCTTTTCTTCTGGTGTGAACTGTAAAGTTATTCAGGACAATGGTGCCCTGAAGGGTGGAGAAGTATGATTGTTTCTGCTGTGGTTCAATGTGAAGATGTTGATTGTTAAAACTCAACCAGACGGGCATTCAGGAGAGAATCGGTCGACTTTAGTTAACTTCATAAGGGATTTTCTGGGATTTAACGTCACTGAAGTTTATGGTTAATATGAGCTGTTGAACTGATGTGATCTAATGTTGTGAATGTGTTTCATCAGATCCAGCAGCTGTTATCATCAGACTGGTCGTCCTGCCGCTGGCTCTGCTGTTGTCCACCATTGTCATCTATTTCATCACGAAGGTAACGTACACGTCTCGTTTGATTACAGGACTGGTTGAAATAAAGCTTGTGTTTATTGAACTTAAGGAAAGGAGTGATGCAGTAATTCTTATCTGTGTGCTGCCATGTCTCTCCAGGTCCGGGCCACCAGGGGGCAGATGTCGGGCCCGCAGGAGAACATCGAGCTGGATTATTATAACCTCGGTGTTAGCAGAG encodes:
- the LOC118494220 gene encoding collagen alpha-1(XII) chain-like; protein product: MLLVDGSGSIRNIDFQTIKTFFAGMVSNFNIGPDSVQIGLVQYSSNPITEWHLNTHQTKYSLLKAIANLVQLRGSTFTGRALNYTLQNNFKPNVGMRADSKKIAVLITDGESRDDAILPSQKLKDAGIEIYAIGD